Proteins from a single region of Sneathiella aquimaris:
- a CDS encoding phytanoyl-CoA dioxygenase family protein, with translation MSNLSKKDWESLCPELTIEEAYTFPQIDFSDDRLDDIATGVWGNGFIHEKPVFSQEQLHPLLKALTLMQAKGIPPVYIYVFDQPWYLFKQLNQLIGHFLGDEYALLPNLWAWYFDAPGERGWRPHQDCHLETVFDLGGDKMLMSLSLWIPLTDCTEENGCMFVLPREKEHVLRDNPEMEQALLEPYAQPLPAAAGSVLGWPQDLVHWGGTFKEGAVPPRASLSLEFQNTAFDPLVAPFLDAGAPPVFQERLSLIQGQYEKYKHIVSENEVSFFAEK, from the coding sequence ATGTCTAACCTTTCGAAAAAAGACTGGGAGTCTCTTTGCCCAGAACTGACCATTGAGGAGGCATATACGTTTCCGCAAATTGATTTCTCTGACGACAGACTGGATGACATCGCAACGGGTGTTTGGGGTAACGGGTTTATTCATGAAAAACCGGTTTTTAGCCAAGAACAGCTGCATCCTCTCCTGAAGGCCTTGACTTTGATGCAGGCAAAAGGAATTCCACCTGTTTACATCTATGTTTTTGATCAACCCTGGTATTTGTTCAAGCAGTTAAATCAGCTCATTGGCCATTTCCTTGGCGATGAATATGCCTTGTTGCCAAACCTGTGGGCCTGGTATTTCGATGCACCGGGGGAGCGGGGATGGCGGCCGCATCAGGATTGTCATTTGGAAACGGTTTTTGATTTGGGCGGGGACAAAATGCTGATGAGTTTGTCTTTATGGATACCCTTGACTGATTGCACAGAAGAAAATGGCTGCATGTTCGTATTACCGCGAGAGAAAGAACATGTTTTGCGGGACAATCCTGAAATGGAACAGGCTTTACTGGAACCGTATGCTCAGCCCTTACCCGCGGCGGCGGGGTCTGTTCTTGGGTGGCCGCAGGATCTTGTGCATTGGGGCGGAACCTTTAAGGAGGGGGCTGTGCCCCCACGCGCCAGTCTTTCTCTGGAGTTTCAAAACACGGCATTTGATCCGCTGGTTGCCCCATTTCTGGATGCGGGCGCACCGCCAGTATTTCAGGAAAGGTTAAGTCTAATTCAGGGCCAATATGAAAAATACAAACATATTGTCTCCGAAAATGAAGTCAGTTTTTTCGCAGAAAAATAA
- a CDS encoding gamma-glutamyl-gamma-aminobutyrate hydrolase family protein → MKKPIIGITLDSEDPGAYSNMPWYALRQNYADVITQNGGLPIALPHEPEMTDQYLDLIDGLVVTGGAFDVDPAMFGATSRHSTVVTKDKRTAFERNMAEAMLKADKPVLGICGGQQLLHVILGGTLIQHIPDEVENALAHEQPNPRTEAGHNVSVREGTLLHRIVGTTTLPVNSAHHQAAKDVSENITVNATASDGVIEGIEDNRYRFCLGVQWHPEYLISDGDRKIMEAFIQEAAK, encoded by the coding sequence ATGAAAAAACCTATTATTGGCATAACTCTGGATTCTGAGGATCCGGGTGCCTATTCGAACATGCCCTGGTATGCCTTGCGCCAAAATTATGCGGATGTCATTACCCAAAACGGGGGTCTACCGATTGCCCTGCCTCATGAACCCGAGATGACGGATCAATATCTTGATCTGATTGATGGGCTGGTCGTGACGGGCGGCGCCTTTGATGTGGACCCCGCGATGTTTGGTGCCACATCACGGCATTCGACTGTCGTGACCAAGGACAAAAGAACAGCGTTTGAGCGCAACATGGCAGAGGCCATGCTGAAAGCAGACAAACCCGTTCTGGGTATTTGCGGCGGGCAGCAACTTTTGCATGTCATTCTGGGCGGTACGCTCATCCAGCATATCCCGGATGAAGTGGAAAATGCCCTCGCCCACGAACAGCCCAACCCCCGAACCGAAGCTGGTCATAATGTCAGCGTCCGGGAAGGAACGCTTCTTCACCGAATTGTGGGCACAACCACTCTTCCCGTTAACAGCGCGCACCATCAGGCTGCAAAAGATGTATCAGAAAACATTACGGTGAATGCTACTGCATCCGATGGCGTTATTGAAGGTATCGAAGACAATCGGTACCGGTTTTGCCTTGGCGTGCAATGGCACCCCGAATATTTGATTTCAGACGGGGACCGAAAAATTATGGAAGCGTTTATTCAGGAAGCGGCAAAATAA
- the rsmD gene encoding 16S rRNA (guanine(966)-N(2))-methyltransferase RsmD yields the protein MRIVGGEFRGKKLFFPEDKRIRPTADRTREALFNILAHGSDYRTTNGALPLGVRVVDVFAGTGSLGVEALSRGASHVTFVDNHPASLKLIKENVALVDGRGKADILNRNGNLPGNAGYPADLVLMDPPYGENLALPCLEGLDKGGWLKENTIIVIELATKDKLDVPDRFETLDERKYGAAKLIFLRKN from the coding sequence ATGCGTATTGTTGGCGGCGAATTTCGCGGTAAGAAACTTTTTTTCCCAGAAGACAAACGTATTCGCCCGACCGCAGACCGCACGCGCGAGGCATTATTCAATATTCTGGCCCATGGTAGTGACTACCGTACGACGAATGGTGCGTTACCGCTTGGCGTTCGGGTCGTTGATGTTTTTGCCGGTACCGGCTCCCTCGGTGTTGAGGCGCTTTCACGCGGGGCGAGCCATGTCACATTTGTGGACAATCACCCAGCCAGCCTAAAACTGATCAAAGAAAATGTTGCGTTGGTTGATGGACGCGGAAAAGCCGATATTCTCAATCGAAATGGCAATCTGCCTGGCAATGCTGGCTATCCCGCCGATCTGGTACTGATGGACCCACCTTATGGAGAAAATCTTGCGCTACCCTGTCTGGAAGGTCTCGACAAGGGCGGGTGGTTAAAAGAAAACACCATTATTGTCATCGAACTTGCGACGAAAGATAAATTGGATGTTCCCGATCGTTTTGAGACCCTGGATGAACGCAAATACGGGGCTGCAAAGCTTATTTTTCTGCGAAAAAACTGA
- a CDS encoding M23 family metallopeptidase has translation MIRIIAVLCCLWGTPLVAGELELKGAFTQGGLILGKTAPGASISLNGKEIRVSDTGEFVFGFGRDHKAEALLEVKRPDGTITKKRLKISKRQYKTERINGLPPSKVTPSEQFLKRIRRENGEIAKIRAIDTDEKWFLTGWKWPASGRISGVFGSQRVLNDIPKRPHYGLDIAAPVGTPVFSSTDGLVRLSEQDLYYTGGTVMIDHGYGLVSVYSHLSKLSVKAGQFVKQGEKIGEIGATGRASGPHLDWRLNWFKERLDPQLLLEGRAN, from the coding sequence GTGATACGAATAATTGCGGTTTTATGCTGTCTTTGGGGGACGCCCTTAGTCGCTGGAGAGTTGGAGCTGAAGGGAGCATTTACCCAAGGCGGCCTTATTTTGGGGAAAACGGCGCCTGGGGCTTCTATTTCGCTGAATGGCAAGGAAATTCGGGTTTCTGACACCGGCGAGTTTGTGTTCGGATTTGGACGGGATCATAAAGCTGAGGCTTTATTAGAGGTTAAGCGTCCGGATGGCACGATAACAAAAAAACGGTTGAAGATATCAAAACGGCAATACAAAACAGAACGGATAAACGGATTGCCGCCGTCAAAGGTCACGCCCAGTGAGCAGTTCTTAAAACGAATTCGCCGGGAAAATGGTGAGATTGCAAAAATTCGGGCAATAGACACTGATGAAAAATGGTTTCTAACTGGCTGGAAATGGCCAGCGTCCGGCCGGATTAGCGGTGTCTTCGGGAGCCAGCGGGTTCTGAACGATATTCCAAAGCGCCCTCATTACGGTTTGGATATTGCCGCGCCTGTTGGAACCCCTGTTTTCAGTTCGACGGATGGTCTTGTCAGACTGTCAGAACAGGATCTGTATTATACAGGCGGAACCGTTATGATCGATCATGGGTACGGTCTCGTGTCTGTTTATTCGCACTTGTCGAAACTCTCAGTGAAGGCAGGGCAATTTGTAAAACAGGGCGAAAAAATTGGCGAGATTGGCGCCACTGGCAGGGCCAGCGGTCCGCATCTGGACTGGCGGTTAAACTGGTTTAAAGAACGGTTGGATCCCCAGCTTCTATTGGAAGGTCGGGCAAACTAG
- a CDS encoding phosphotransferase family protein — protein MTTSSSDFSGIMDVQEKHQIDANALQAYMNGNVDGFEGPLEISQFKGGQSNPSYMLSTPNKKYVLRRKPPGKLLPSAHAVDREFKVISGLANTDVPVPKTYCLCEDPAVLGTMFYIMDFVDGVVEWDPAIPHFTNEQRATTFDSMNAAMAALHSVDYKAVGLDDFGKPTDYLARQINRWSKQYKASETEVIPEMDKLMAWLPDNIPAGDETSIVHGDYRLDNTMLDKESKKVIAILDWELSTLGHPIADFSYHCMTWRLEPELFRGLKGLDLPSLGIPTEEEYVAAYCKRTGHDTIDNWDFYMAYNMFRLAAILQGIMGRVVDGTASSPHAKEMGARAKPLAVKGWEQVEMILKK, from the coding sequence ATGACCACTTCATCTTCTGATTTTTCAGGTATTATGGATGTTCAGGAAAAACATCAAATTGATGCCAATGCCTTACAAGCTTACATGAACGGAAATGTGGATGGCTTTGAAGGTCCGCTGGAAATAAGCCAGTTCAAGGGTGGTCAATCCAACCCCAGTTACATGCTGTCGACACCCAATAAAAAATATGTCCTGCGACGCAAGCCCCCTGGAAAACTCCTTCCATCCGCCCATGCGGTAGACCGAGAATTCAAAGTAATCAGTGGGTTGGCAAATACAGATGTGCCGGTTCCAAAAACCTATTGTTTATGCGAGGACCCTGCCGTTCTCGGCACCATGTTCTATATCATGGATTTCGTCGATGGTGTTGTCGAGTGGGATCCCGCCATTCCACACTTCACCAATGAACAACGCGCCACTACGTTTGATTCCATGAACGCCGCCATGGCCGCCTTACATAGCGTAGATTATAAAGCGGTTGGGCTCGATGATTTTGGTAAGCCGACGGACTATCTGGCCCGGCAGATCAACCGGTGGTCCAAGCAATATAAGGCGTCGGAAACCGAGGTTATTCCAGAGATGGATAAGCTTATGGCCTGGTTACCGGACAATATTCCGGCTGGCGATGAAACGTCTATTGTTCATGGAGATTATCGCCTTGATAACACCATGCTGGACAAAGAGAGTAAAAAGGTGATTGCCATACTAGATTGGGAATTATCCACACTCGGCCACCCAATCGCTGATTTTTCCTATCACTGCATGACCTGGCGTCTGGAACCGGAGCTTTTCCGCGGACTAAAGGGACTTGATTTGCCCTCCTTGGGTATTCCGACAGAAGAGGAATATGTCGCAGCCTATTGCAAACGTACAGGCCACGATACTATCGATAACTGGGACTTTTATATGGCCTACAACATGTTCCGTCTCGCTGCCATCTTGCAAGGCATCATGGGCCGCGTAGTCGACGGAACGGCCTCCAGTCCGCATGCAAAAGAAATGGGCGCCCGCGCCAAACCTCTTGCAGTAAAAGGTTGGGAACAGGTAGAAATGATCCTAAAGAAATAA
- a CDS encoding acyl-CoA dehydrogenase family protein, translating to MNFEYSDKVKELQARVQAFMDEHVYPNEDVFEEQVNEGDRWQPTAIVEELKVKAKEAGLWNLFLPESDRGAGLTNLEYAPLCEIMGRVSFAPEVFNCAAPDTGNMEVFERYANDELKEKWLVPLLNGDIRSAFAMTEPRVASSDATNIESDIIRDGDEYVINGRKWWTSGAMDPRCKVLVFMGKTDKTAPVYNQQSMIIVPMDTPGIEIKRFLPVFGYDHAPHGHAEVDFKDVRVPADHILLGEGRGFEIAQGRLGPGRIHHCMRLIGVAERALEKMCVRVKSRVAFGKPVAEQTVTLERIAESRAKIEQARLLTLKAAYMMDTVGNKKAKAEIAMIKVVAPNMACEIIDWAIQAHGGGGVTSDFGLASAYAGARTLRLADGPDEVHRNQIARLELKKHD from the coding sequence ATGAATTTCGAATATTCTGACAAGGTCAAAGAATTACAAGCACGTGTACAGGCCTTTATGGATGAGCATGTGTATCCGAATGAAGATGTGTTTGAAGAGCAGGTTAATGAAGGGGATCGTTGGCAACCAACGGCTATTGTCGAAGAGCTAAAAGTGAAGGCGAAAGAAGCGGGTTTATGGAACCTGTTTCTGCCTGAAAGTGACCGTGGCGCCGGGTTGACAAATCTTGAATATGCGCCGTTATGCGAAATAATGGGACGCGTCTCGTTTGCCCCTGAAGTTTTCAACTGCGCCGCCCCTGACACTGGCAATATGGAAGTGTTCGAACGGTATGCAAATGATGAGCTGAAAGAAAAATGGCTTGTTCCACTGTTGAACGGTGATATCCGCTCTGCCTTCGCTATGACCGAGCCAAGGGTCGCATCATCAGATGCAACCAACATTGAATCGGATATCATTCGTGATGGAGATGAGTATGTGATTAATGGCCGGAAATGGTGGACATCCGGTGCGATGGACCCTCGTTGTAAAGTACTGGTTTTTATGGGTAAGACTGACAAAACAGCGCCCGTCTATAATCAGCAGTCCATGATCATCGTGCCAATGGATACACCAGGGATTGAAATCAAGCGCTTCCTACCTGTATTTGGGTATGACCATGCGCCTCATGGCCATGCGGAAGTTGATTTTAAAGACGTTCGTGTTCCAGCCGATCACATTCTGCTTGGTGAAGGCCGTGGTTTTGAAATTGCTCAAGGGCGGCTTGGCCCAGGACGAATTCATCACTGCATGCGTTTGATCGGTGTGGCTGAACGGGCCCTTGAAAAAATGTGTGTTCGTGTGAAATCTCGCGTGGCATTTGGTAAACCAGTTGCAGAGCAGACGGTTACGCTTGAAAGAATCGCTGAATCTCGCGCCAAGATTGAGCAGGCCCGTTTGCTGACCCTGAAAGCGGCCTACATGATGGATACGGTTGGTAACAAAAAAGCCAAGGCCGAAATCGCCATGATCAAGGTTGTTGCACCAAACATGGCCTGTGAAATTATTGATTGGGCTATTCAGGCCCATGGCGGTGGCGGTGTGACCAGTGACTTTGGTCTGGCGTCTGCCTATGCAGGGGCTCGGACATTGCGTCTTGCTGACGGACCGGATGAAGTTCACAGAAACCAGATTGCACGTCTGGAACTGAAAAAACACGATTAA
- a CDS encoding phosphotransferase → MSDNADVIPVREAHKFDEGKFIDYLNEHVEGFSGPLTINQFEGGQSNPTFLLSTPNQQYVMRKKPPGVLLPSAHAVEREYRIMSALQKTDVPVAKTFCLCEDADVIGTPFYIMEKVEGRILREPAIPGMDPAERSAIYDAMNDTLAKMHNVDVDAAGLSDFGKKGNYFERQIGRWTKQYRASQTDEVEPMENLINWLPKNLPNDDTTTICHGDYRLENMIIHPTKPEVSAVLDWELCTLGHPLADLGYNCMTYHFMHPASGGLVETDFAATGIPTEQQYIDAYCKRTGRDGIENWEFYIAFSFFRLAAIVQGVYKRGLDGNASSSRATQYGAFAQMLSMLGWSKVQNK, encoded by the coding sequence ATGAGCGATAACGCAGATGTTATTCCGGTACGGGAGGCCCATAAATTCGATGAAGGCAAATTCATCGATTATCTCAACGAACATGTCGAAGGCTTTTCCGGGCCGCTAACCATCAATCAGTTTGAGGGCGGCCAATCTAATCCGACATTTTTGCTAAGCACACCAAATCAGCAATATGTTATGCGAAAAAAACCCCCTGGGGTGCTGCTGCCCTCCGCGCATGCCGTGGAACGCGAATATCGCATTATGTCTGCATTACAGAAGACGGATGTCCCGGTCGCGAAAACCTTTTGTCTTTGCGAAGATGCTGATGTCATCGGAACCCCCTTCTACATCATGGAAAAAGTGGAAGGCCGAATTCTTCGCGAACCCGCCATACCGGGTATGGACCCTGCTGAACGTTCCGCAATTTATGATGCCATGAACGACACATTGGCAAAGATGCACAATGTGGATGTGGATGCAGCCGGACTTAGCGATTTTGGTAAAAAAGGAAACTATTTCGAACGTCAAATCGGTCGGTGGACCAAACAATACCGCGCGTCCCAAACCGACGAAGTCGAACCTATGGAAAATCTGATCAATTGGCTTCCAAAGAACCTGCCAAATGATGATACGACAACCATTTGTCATGGTGACTACCGTCTTGAGAATATGATTATTCACCCAACAAAGCCGGAAGTATCAGCAGTGCTGGATTGGGAACTGTGTACTCTCGGGCACCCTCTTGCTGATCTTGGATATAACTGCATGACCTACCATTTCATGCATCCTGCATCGGGCGGATTGGTTGAAACAGACTTCGCCGCGACTGGTATACCAACCGAGCAGCAATATATTGACGCCTATTGCAAGCGAACCGGTCGGGACGGTATCGAAAACTGGGAATTCTATATCGCCTTTTCATTCTTCAGATTGGCAGCGATTGTCCAAGGCGTTTACAAGCGTGGTCTGGATGGTAACGCCAGTTCTTCACGTGCGACCCAATATGGTGCATTTGCTCAGATGCTGTCGATGCTAGGCTGGAGCAAAGTCCAGAACAAGTAA
- a CDS encoding nucleoside deaminase codes for MENALHTAEIAAKQGEVPVGAIVVDSKTGRIVATNGNQMVGRHDPTAHAEMLAIRAAANMVGSQRLTDCDLYVTLEPCAMCASAISHARIRRLYFGAFDPKSGGVEHGARVFDHATCHHKPEVYGGIGEKKSAELLKNFFATRR; via the coding sequence ATGGAAAATGCACTGCACACCGCAGAAATAGCGGCGAAGCAGGGTGAGGTCCCTGTTGGGGCTATTGTGGTTGATTCTAAAACAGGGCGCATTGTTGCGACAAATGGAAATCAGATGGTGGGGCGTCACGATCCAACTGCTCACGCTGAAATGCTTGCAATTCGTGCTGCGGCTAATATGGTTGGTAGCCAAAGGCTGACCGATTGTGATCTGTATGTGACCTTGGAGCCCTGTGCCATGTGCGCGTCCGCTATCTCTCATGCGAGAATTCGTAGATTGTATTTTGGAGCGTTCGACCCAAAAAGTGGGGGTGTGGAACATGGCGCCCGAGTTTTTGATCACGCTACCTGTCACCATAAACCAGAAGTTTACGGTGGTATTGGCGAAAAAAAGTCGGCTGAATTGCTAAAGAATTTCTTTGCCACCCGGCGATAA
- the purD gene encoding phosphoribosylamine--glycine ligase, which yields MNVLVIGSGGREHALCWALNKSEAIDVLYCAPGNGGIDQVATCVSIDTADHPSVIQFCRDNAIEFVIVGPEAPLVEGLVDSLSAAGLPAFGPRKGAAELEGSKGFMKDLCREYDIPTAAYERFDNAETAKSYLDSQSLPIVIKADGLAAGKGVIIAQSRSEADAAIDDIFGGLFGASGTEIVIEEFMQGEEASFFVLTDGETILPLVTAQDHKAVGDGDTGPNTGGMGAYSPAPVMTDEMIQMTIDTIIKPTVAAMKDRGVPYTGVLYAGLMITETGPRLIEYNVRFGDPECQVICARLDSDILPALQATANGTLDEVSLNWKETTALLVVMAANGYPGAYEKNTEISGLDDANAIDDVTVFHAGTKKENGKILATGGRVLGVTATGNSVSQAQAKAYQAVSKIDWKEGFCRKDIGWRAIAREQQK from the coding sequence ATGAATGTATTGGTAATCGGTTCCGGCGGCCGTGAACACGCCCTCTGCTGGGCTTTGAATAAATCCGAAGCAATTGATGTTCTTTATTGTGCTCCTGGAAATGGCGGCATAGATCAAGTGGCGACGTGCGTGTCAATCGATACCGCTGATCACCCCAGTGTTATTCAATTTTGCCGGGACAATGCGATCGAATTTGTCATTGTCGGACCCGAAGCTCCGTTGGTCGAAGGATTGGTGGATAGCCTATCTGCCGCTGGCCTTCCTGCGTTTGGCCCGCGAAAAGGCGCCGCAGAACTGGAAGGATCAAAAGGGTTTATGAAGGACCTGTGCCGGGAATACGATATTCCAACGGCAGCTTATGAACGATTTGACAATGCTGAAACGGCAAAATCCTATCTGGATAGTCAGTCACTACCAATTGTGATCAAAGCCGATGGTCTTGCTGCCGGGAAAGGGGTCATCATTGCGCAATCCCGATCAGAAGCCGACGCCGCCATTGACGATATTTTTGGAGGGCTGTTTGGTGCCTCCGGCACTGAAATTGTTATCGAGGAATTTATGCAAGGCGAAGAGGCCAGTTTCTTTGTTTTGACAGACGGCGAAACCATTTTACCGTTAGTGACAGCGCAGGACCATAAAGCCGTTGGAGATGGCGATACCGGACCGAATACTGGTGGCATGGGCGCCTATTCCCCTGCGCCCGTCATGACAGATGAAATGATCCAGATGACAATCGACACCATAATCAAACCCACGGTTGCCGCAATGAAAGACCGCGGGGTTCCGTATACGGGAGTTCTGTATGCAGGTTTGATGATTACAGAAACAGGGCCAAGGCTAATTGAATATAATGTTCGCTTTGGTGATCCTGAGTGTCAGGTTATTTGCGCCCGCCTTGACAGCGATATTCTACCTGCCCTGCAAGCGACGGCCAATGGTACTTTGGATGAAGTCTCATTAAATTGGAAAGAAACGACAGCTCTACTGGTCGTTATGGCCGCAAACGGCTATCCTGGGGCCTATGAAAAAAATACGGAAATTAGTGGTCTGGATGACGCAAACGCCATTGATGACGTGACCGTCTTCCACGCCGGCACAAAAAAGGAAAACGGGAAAATTCTGGCCACAGGCGGGCGGGTTCTTGGCGTAACTGCCACTGGAAATTCCGTAAGTCAGGCCCAAGCCAAAGCCTATCAGGCCGTTTCCAAAATTGACTGGAAAGAAGGCTTTTGCCGAAAGGATATTGGCTGGCGAGCCATTGCGCGGGAACAACAAAAATAA
- a CDS encoding pseudouridine synthase translates to MTDETEKKERIAKRMARAGLCSRRDAERWIAAGRVVVNGTKLDSPAFTVSPTDTIIVDGNPLPKKERPRLWRYHKPVGLVTSHKDEKGRDTVFDKLPEDMPRVISVGRLDLNSEGLLLLTNDGELARRLELPATGWKRKYRVRVHGHPKERDLQLLRKGVTVEGVKYGAIEADLDSTKGANSWLTISLREGKNREIRKVMEFLGYTVLRLIRVSYGPLQLGELEDGKVEEVKSKILRDQMGVEKFEEEDDETPEITDKNRRGRPTLRTKGGPKPTEKRGARSQPHKPGSMQGKRPAPSRNRSGKKS, encoded by the coding sequence ATGACTGATGAGACTGAAAAAAAAGAACGCATTGCAAAGCGGATGGCCCGGGCAGGATTGTGTTCACGCCGGGATGCGGAACGCTGGATTGCGGCAGGCCGTGTAGTTGTGAACGGTACCAAACTGGATAGCCCAGCTTTTACTGTGTCGCCAACGGACACGATCATTGTTGATGGTAATCCGCTCCCCAAAAAGGAGCGTCCTCGCCTTTGGCGCTACCATAAACCCGTGGGCTTGGTAACAAGCCACAAAGACGAAAAAGGCCGCGACACAGTGTTTGACAAGCTGCCTGAGGATATGCCGCGTGTCATCTCTGTGGGCCGCCTGGACTTAAACTCGGAAGGGCTTCTTCTTTTAACTAATGATGGAGAACTTGCGCGTCGTCTGGAACTCCCTGCAACAGGCTGGAAACGCAAATATCGTGTACGTGTGCACGGACACCCCAAAGAACGTGATCTGCAACTGTTGCGCAAAGGCGTGACCGTCGAAGGCGTTAAATATGGCGCAATCGAAGCCGATCTTGATAGTACAAAAGGTGCAAATTCCTGGCTAACCATTTCCCTGCGCGAAGGAAAAAACAGGGAAATCCGGAAAGTCATGGAATTCTTAGGCTACACAGTTCTAAGGTTGATCCGGGTTTCATATGGACCACTGCAGCTTGGGGAGTTGGAAGACGGTAAGGTTGAAGAAGTAAAATCGAAAATCCTGCGGGACCAAATGGGTGTCGAAAAATTTGAAGAAGAAGACGACGAAACACCGGAAATAACCGATAAGAACCGGCGAGGAAGGCCCACTCTGCGGACCAAAGGCGGACCAAAGCCCACTGAAAAAAGAGGTGCCAGGTCACAGCCTCACAAACCCGGTAGCATGCAAGGCAAACGCCCGGCGCCGTCCAGAAACCGGTCTGGGAAAAAATCCTGA
- the xseA gene encoding exodeoxyribonuclease VII large subunit, translating to MSDSHTPQTTNIHEFTVSELSGALKRTVEDQFGHVRVRAEISGLKRAASGHVYLALKDDKAVLDGIMWRGTAQKLSFRPEDGLEVICTGKLTTYPGRSKYQIVIEAMEPAGVGALMALLEERKRKLAAEGLFAPERKKALPYLPRVIGVVTSPTGAVIRDILHRLRDRFPTHVLLWPVLVQGETAASQIAAAIKGFNAIGEGGEIRRPDLLIVARGGGSLEDLWAFNEEEVVRAAAESQIPLISAVGHETDTTLIDYVSDRRAPTPTAAAEMAVPVRSELLAYVDDLERRKRRGLSRSVQEKKDRLQGLARGLRDPQSMIAEKVQHLDHLENRLRQSVQNMVSMKQQRFLSTGALLRPDVLTRGFVQYQERLANYEGRLSRAVKVKTERLSHQLDTSYRLLESLSFKNVLSRGYSIVQDEDGKVISTVKQAKAGKLVTVRMKDGDAPAVFGAERLKTTNISAPKKNKTGADKPENKPTQGTLL from the coding sequence GTGTCAGATTCTCACACCCCTCAAACGACCAACATTCATGAATTCACAGTTTCAGAGCTGAGCGGTGCTTTAAAACGTACGGTTGAGGATCAGTTCGGGCATGTTCGAGTGCGGGCAGAAATCTCCGGCCTGAAGCGCGCGGCGTCTGGCCATGTTTATCTTGCCTTGAAGGACGATAAAGCCGTTCTGGACGGTATTATGTGGCGCGGAACCGCACAAAAACTTTCATTTCGGCCAGAAGACGGATTGGAAGTGATCTGTACAGGCAAGCTGACAACCTATCCCGGACGCTCCAAATACCAGATCGTTATTGAGGCCATGGAACCTGCGGGTGTTGGCGCCTTGATGGCGTTATTGGAAGAAAGAAAACGGAAATTGGCGGCAGAGGGACTTTTTGCGCCTGAGCGAAAAAAGGCGCTGCCGTACCTTCCGCGTGTGATCGGTGTTGTGACCTCACCGACCGGTGCTGTGATTCGGGATATCCTTCATCGTTTGCGGGATCGGTTTCCCACACATGTGCTGTTGTGGCCTGTGTTGGTGCAGGGGGAGACAGCTGCTTCACAAATCGCTGCCGCTATTAAAGGTTTCAATGCGATCGGCGAAGGCGGTGAAATTCGTCGGCCTGACCTGCTTATCGTTGCGCGGGGTGGCGGCAGTCTGGAAGATCTGTGGGCCTTCAACGAGGAAGAAGTGGTTCGCGCGGCGGCTGAAAGTCAGATACCGCTTATTTCCGCTGTCGGGCATGAAACAGACACAACATTGATCGATTACGTTTCGGACCGGCGGGCACCAACACCCACGGCCGCGGCCGAGATGGCTGTTCCGGTTCGTTCTGAATTGTTGGCCTATGTCGACGACCTTGAACGCCGAAAGCGACGGGGATTATCCCGGTCTGTTCAGGAAAAAAAGGATCGTTTGCAGGGGCTCGCTCGCGGTTTGCGTGATCCTCAATCCATGATTGCGGAAAAAGTTCAGCATCTGGATCATCTGGAAAACCGGTTGCGCCAGTCTGTTCAGAATATGGTGTCTATGAAGCAGCAACGTTTTCTCAGTACGGGGGCCCTTTTGCGACCCGACGTCTTGACCCGTGGGTTTGTTCAGTATCAGGAACGGCTTGCAAATTATGAAGGACGGCTATCTCGGGCTGTCAAAGTCAAGACCGAACGCCTGTCCCATCAACTGGACACTTCCTATCGTCTGCTGGAAAGTCTTTCGTTTAAAAATGTTCTGTCCAGAGGGTACAGCATTGTTCAGGATGAAGACGGGAAGGTGATATCGACTGTTAAGCAGGCGAAGGCAGGGAAACTGGTAACCGTTCGAATGAAAGATGGTGACGCTCCCGCTGTTTTTGGGGCAGAGCGCCTGAAAACAACTAACATCAGTGCGCCAAAAAAAAACAAAACCGGTGCGGATAAACCAGAGAATAAGCCAACTCAGGGGACGCTTTTGTGA